From Proteiniborus sp. MB09-C3, the proteins below share one genomic window:
- a CDS encoding sodium:alanine symporter family protein, translated as METFKLIVDSVNTVLWDYVLIVALLGIGVFMTVKLKFLQFTRLFPALKKMLGGLTSKKSVGEGKMTPFQALSTAVAAQVGTGNIVGVATAIAAGGPGAAFWMLVSAFFGMATIFSEGVLAQKYREIKDGELVGGPAYYIKNGLKSKGLSVFFAIACIVALGIVGIMVQSNSVAGSVSEAFGIPTIGITIGLSIIVALILMGGMGRIAAFAEKVVPIMAGAYILGSFIIILMNIGNFVPAIKSIFMGAFSPAAIGGGALGITVQQTIRFGLARGLFSNEAGMGSTPHSHAVADTKHPAEQGFTAMIGVFISTFLICLSTVMVNLASGSYNPNISAIEMTEKATVMTQYGFISGFSVFGGMFLSICLSFFSLTTIVGWYYFAESNVKMVFNSKARTLNIFKAISITALVLGTAIETTFVWKLADMFMGIMAIPNIVALFLLSKEVRAVLDDYDSCVLKGDIHWDYEYENLEENKAKNKNSVLKKVLTTTTLK; from the coding sequence ATGGAAACATTTAAGCTTATAGTTGATTCTGTAAATACAGTTCTATGGGACTATGTGCTAATAGTTGCTCTTTTAGGTATAGGTGTTTTTATGACAGTAAAACTTAAGTTTTTACAGTTTACCAGGTTATTTCCTGCATTAAAGAAGATGCTTGGAGGATTAACAAGCAAAAAATCAGTAGGGGAAGGAAAAATGACGCCCTTTCAAGCACTATCAACAGCAGTAGCAGCTCAAGTTGGTACAGGAAATATAGTAGGAGTTGCCACAGCCATAGCAGCTGGAGGGCCTGGAGCAGCATTTTGGATGCTAGTATCTGCATTTTTCGGAATGGCTACAATATTTAGTGAAGGGGTTCTAGCACAAAAATATAGAGAGATTAAAGACGGAGAGCTAGTAGGAGGGCCAGCTTACTATATTAAAAATGGTTTAAAATCTAAAGGATTGTCGGTATTCTTTGCTATAGCATGTATTGTTGCACTTGGTATAGTCGGCATCATGGTACAATCAAACTCTGTTGCTGGTTCTGTAAGTGAGGCATTTGGCATACCAACCATTGGTATCACAATAGGACTTTCAATTATAGTAGCACTTATACTAATGGGTGGCATGGGAAGAATAGCAGCTTTTGCAGAAAAAGTAGTACCAATAATGGCTGGTGCATATATTTTAGGAAGCTTTATAATAATCTTAATGAATATAGGAAACTTTGTTCCTGCAATAAAGAGTATTTTTATGGGTGCATTTTCACCAGCGGCAATTGGTGGAGGGGCACTTGGTATCACTGTTCAACAGACTATTAGGTTTGGACTTGCAAGGGGACTTTTCTCAAACGAAGCAGGTATGGGTTCAACTCCACATTCACATGCAGTTGCCGATACTAAACATCCTGCCGAACAAGGCTTTACTGCCATGATAGGAGTATTTATTTCAACATTCTTGATTTGCCTCTCAACAGTTATGGTAAACTTAGCTTCAGGATCTTATAACCCAAATATATCTGCAATAGAGATGACGGAAAAAGCCACTGTGATGACACAATATGGCTTTATATCAGGATTTAGTGTATTTGGTGGAATGTTCTTATCAATTTGTTTATCATTCTTTTCACTTACTACAATAGTTGGATGGTATTACTTTGCCGAATCCAATGTGAAAATGGTATTTAACTCTAAGGCTAGAACATTAAATATATTTAAAGCTATATCTATAACAGCCTTAGTACTAGGGACAGCTATTGAAACTACATTTGTATGGAAATTAGCAGATATGTTCATGGGTATTATGGCTATACCAAACATAGTAGCACTATTCTTATTATCCAAAGAAGTACGTGCGGTACTTGATGACTATGATTCATGCGTACTTAAAGGAGATATCCATTGGGATTATGAATATGAGAATCTTGAAGAAAACAAAGCGAAGAATAAAAATTCTGTATTAAAGAAGGTTTTAACTACTACGACTTTAAAATAG
- a CDS encoding NusG domain II-containing protein, which translates to MTKWDKYLIVFVLLLSLVGIYFVKYYSTNGGNKYISIQVDGKEIKKISFGANMVGKTIDIKTEFGYNKIEVGDERVRVIEADCPDKLDVKQGWISTQGEVIVCLPNRMVVEIKTEKNSNDEIDHISY; encoded by the coding sequence ATGACAAAATGGGACAAGTACTTAATAGTTTTTGTGTTGCTGTTAAGCCTAGTAGGAATATATTTTGTAAAATATTATTCAACAAATGGCGGAAATAAGTATATTAGCATACAAGTCGATGGAAAAGAGATTAAAAAGATTTCCTTTGGGGCAAATATGGTAGGCAAAACCATTGATATAAAAACAGAATTTGGCTATAACAAAATAGAGGTTGGCGATGAAAGGGTTAGAGTTATTGAAGCTGACTGTCCTGACAAGCTAGATGTTAAGCAAGGATGGATATCTACTCAAGGAGAAGTGATTGTCTGCTTACCAAACAGAATGGTAGTAGAGATAAAGACAGAGAAAAATTCAAATGATGAAATAGACCATATTAGTTATTAG
- a CDS encoding sensor histidine kinase: MKNFQRIAVVSVIVALSSQINIGFLGTDFRVSGGIILLSILLFLYKDLKPILMGIVSGIAVYLLRMLLYYLGNGNINDVLWSFQLEILFYTFYGAIYYLLNRKNIKEDINRLLLIMIISDFFSNIIEVLVRIKVGVSQFNWEIITTLFFVAIVRSSLVWFVLNGLKYYKMLLLKEEHEKRYRRLLWLTAQLKTEMYWMEKNMDNIEKVMSNSYGLFEKIKLDEDKEDWADRAVTIARDVHEIKKEYELAIRGMREITENKLQDEGMNFREIMNILYETMKREIIHKKKNIELHFEVGDNFYTSKHYYLMSIFRNLIMNGIDSAIDSKKQCEIRFIHVVENGQHVFVIADTGVGIEEKNLTHIFTPGFSTKINYATGEINRGLGLSVVKDIVENHLGGKVTVSSEEDKGTTFRICIPRDSLEV; this comes from the coding sequence CTTTCAAAGAATAGCAGTTGTATCTGTAATTGTTGCATTATCCTCACAAATAAATATTGGATTTTTAGGTACTGATTTTAGAGTTTCAGGAGGTATAATACTTCTATCAATACTTCTTTTTCTTTATAAGGATTTAAAGCCAATTCTAATGGGAATAGTTTCGGGAATAGCCGTATATCTCCTTAGGATGCTACTTTATTATCTGGGAAATGGCAATATTAATGATGTCCTTTGGTCATTTCAATTAGAGATATTATTTTATACATTCTACGGAGCAATATATTATTTATTAAATAGAAAAAATATTAAAGAAGATATCAATCGATTATTGTTAATTATGATAATTAGCGACTTTTTTTCAAACATAATTGAGGTATTGGTTAGAATTAAAGTCGGTGTTTCTCAATTTAATTGGGAAATAATAACTACATTATTCTTTGTGGCTATAGTGCGTTCTAGTCTGGTATGGTTTGTATTAAACGGACTCAAATATTATAAAATGCTGCTGTTAAAGGAAGAACATGAGAAAAGATACCGAAGGCTTCTATGGCTAACTGCACAATTAAAAACCGAAATGTACTGGATGGAAAAAAATATGGACAACATAGAGAAAGTTATGTCTAACTCCTACGGACTATTTGAGAAGATAAAACTAGACGAGGACAAAGAGGATTGGGCAGATAGAGCTGTGACTATTGCTAGAGATGTTCATGAAATAAAAAAAGAATATGAGTTAGCTATTAGAGGAATGAGAGAAATCACAGAAAATAAGCTGCAAGATGAAGGAATGAATTTTAGAGAAATAATGAATATTTTATACGAAACCATGAAGAGAGAGATAATTCATAAAAAAAAGAATATAGAATTACATTTTGAAGTAGGAGATAATTTTTATACTTCTAAGCATTATTATCTTATGTCAATATTTAGGAATTTGATTATGAATGGGATTGATTCAGCTATAGATTCTAAAAAACAGTGCGAAATTAGATTTATTCACGTGGTTGAGAATGGACAGCATGTTTTTGTAATTGCTGATACAGGTGTTGGAATAGAAGAAAAAAACTTAACTCATATATTTACACCTGGTTTTTCTACTAAGATAAATTACGCTACTGGTGAGATTAATAGAGGACTAGGATTAAGTGTAGTTAAAGATATTGTTGAAAATCATTTAGGCGGGAAAGTTACAGTAAGCTCAGAGGAGGATAAAGGAACAACATTCCGGATTTGTATACCAAGAGATTCTCTGGAGGTGTGA
- the mreD gene encoding rod shape-determining protein MreD has protein sequence MRYFIIAIIVLVNFLIKSTILHHISVFGVVPNTSLIIIVCLSLLAGKKTGSVLGLILGLLEDMFFYEVIGVHALIYFIIGYLIGLTDKKVFKENLFLPFVFTVLSTFAFHVVYYVFMYFLSINVDFISLLKDIVIIETILNSVLSVFFYKQFLKLYRQPQISFGKK, from the coding sequence TTGAGATATTTTATTATAGCTATTATAGTCTTAGTGAACTTTTTAATAAAATCTACCATATTACATCATATTAGTGTATTTGGAGTTGTGCCTAATACATCTTTGATTATAATAGTATGTCTTTCTCTTCTTGCAGGTAAAAAGACTGGTAGTGTATTAGGGCTAATATTGGGACTTTTAGAGGACATGTTTTTTTATGAAGTTATAGGAGTACATGCTTTGATTTATTTCATTATTGGCTATCTAATTGGATTGACTGATAAAAAGGTATTTAAGGAAAATTTATTTTTACCTTTTGTTTTTACGGTCCTATCAACTTTTGCTTTTCATGTAGTCTATTATGTATTTATGTATTTTCTGTCTATTAATGTTGATTTTATAAGTCTTTTAAAAGACATTGTAATCATTGAGACGATCTTAAACTCTGTATTGTCTGTTTTCTTTTATAAACAATTTCTTAAACTATATCGCCAACCGCAAATAAGTTTTGGAAAAAAGTAA
- a CDS encoding rod shape-determining protein: MGMFSIFTKDMGIDLGTANTLVFMKGKGIIIREPSVVAIQTNTKEVLAVGEEAKRMIGRTPGHIVAIRPLSDGVIADFDITQSMLKYFIRKGNRTRSLFSPRVVVCVPSGVTEVEKRAVEEAAIQAGAREAFLIEEPMAAAIGAGLPVQEPNGSMVVDIGGGTTEVAIISLGGIVTSKSIRVAGDELDESIVYYIKKEYNLMIGERTAEEVKIQVGSADLSGNKERKISVRGRDLISGLPKTIDISSSEIYEAMKEPISNIIDAIKFTLEKTPPELASDIMEQGIMLTGGGALLDGLDRLIRKETGMPIHIAEDPLDCVAIGTGKALEDIETLKRVAKSSRKLG, translated from the coding sequence ATGGGAATGTTTAGTATATTTACAAAGGACATGGGAATTGACTTAGGAACAGCAAATACTTTAGTTTTTATGAAAGGTAAAGGTATAATAATTAGAGAACCTTCTGTTGTTGCTATACAAACTAATACTAAAGAGGTCTTAGCAGTAGGTGAAGAAGCCAAGAGAATGATAGGTAGAACACCGGGACATATAGTTGCTATTAGACCTTTAAGTGATGGAGTCATTGCAGACTTTGACATTACTCAAAGTATGCTAAAGTACTTTATAAGAAAAGGAAATCGTACACGTTCACTTTTTTCTCCTAGGGTAGTTGTTTGCGTGCCTTCTGGTGTTACTGAGGTTGAAAAAAGGGCTGTTGAAGAAGCTGCTATCCAAGCAGGAGCCAGAGAAGCATTTCTTATAGAGGAGCCTATGGCTGCGGCTATTGGTGCAGGACTTCCTGTTCAAGAACCTAACGGCAGTATGGTAGTAGATATTGGAGGAGGTACTACTGAAGTAGCTATTATTTCCTTAGGTGGAATAGTAACTAGCAAATCTATCAGAGTAGCAGGAGATGAACTCGACGAATCAATAGTCTATTATATTAAAAAAGAGTACAATTTAATGATAGGAGAAAGGACTGCAGAAGAAGTTAAGATACAAGTAGGTTCAGCTGATTTATCTGGCAATAAGGAAAGAAAAATATCTGTAAGAGGAAGAGATTTGATTTCTGGGCTACCAAAAACTATTGATATCAGTTCATCTGAGATTTATGAAGCGATGAAAGAGCCTATATCTAATATTATAGATGCTATAAAATTCACTCTAGAAAAAACTCCTCCTGAGCTAGCATCAGATATTATGGAGCAAGGGATAATGTTAACTGGAGGAGGAGCGTTGTTGGATGGACTGGATAGGCTTATTAGAAAGGAAACTGGAATGCCTATTCATATAGCTGAAGATCCTTTAGATTGCGTTGCCATAGGTACGGGAAAGGCTTTAGAAGATATAGAAACATTAAAAAGAGTTGCGAAAAGTTCAAGAAAGTTAGGATAA
- a CDS encoding response regulator: MNIFIIEDDNSIIRILEKIITDRNLGTLLGWANDGIDGLIEIQNLKPDIVLVDLLMPGKDGITLVKEVKNMYPNMQLIMISQVTSKDMIGKAYQSGIEYFISKPINAIEVESVIHKVQDKIKMNQKLSKIQSLFTNEQNQVIQKQENKIEEVKRVMQRIGIVGESGSQDIINIIKYLLDTKQDMSDFTVKELCSHFTDQVKTMEQRIRRTATVGMINLANLGIEDYMNEIFTEYSNGLYNFEQIKIEMDHIRGKSKKRGKVNLRKFIDGILFYCNRNE, translated from the coding sequence ATGAATATCTTTATCATTGAAGATGACAATAGCATTATCAGGATATTAGAGAAGATAATAACTGACAGAAATTTAGGTACATTATTGGGATGGGCTAATGATGGAATTGATGGTCTTATAGAGATACAAAATTTAAAACCTGATATAGTACTGGTAGACTTATTGATGCCAGGTAAGGATGGCATAACCCTAGTGAAAGAAGTAAAAAATATGTACCCTAACATGCAACTCATCATGATATCGCAGGTGACTTCTAAAGATATGATAGGTAAAGCCTATCAAAGTGGAATAGAGTATTTTATTTCAAAGCCAATAAATGCTATAGAGGTTGAGAGTGTTATTCATAAGGTTCAAGATAAGATAAAAATGAATCAAAAATTATCCAAAATTCAGAGCTTGTTTACTAATGAACAAAATCAAGTTATACAGAAGCAAGAAAATAAAATTGAAGAAGTAAAGAGAGTAATGCAGAGAATTGGAATTGTCGGTGAGAGCGGGAGTCAAGACATAATCAACATCATAAAATATTTGCTTGATACAAAGCAAGATATGTCTGACTTTACGGTGAAAGAATTATGCAGCCATTTTACTGACCAAGTTAAGACTATGGAACAAAGGATCAGAAGAACTGCTACTGTTGGAATGATTAATCTTGCTAATTTAGGTATAGAGGATTACATGAATGAAATATTTACTGAATATTCCAACGGACTATATAACTTTGAACAAATTAAAATTGAAATGGATCATATTAGAGGTAAAAGTAAGAAGAGAGGAAAGGTAAATTTAAGAAAGTTTATTGATGGTATATTATTTTATTGCAATAGAAATGAATAG
- the mreC gene encoding rod shape-determining protein MreC has protein sequence MTVVAIILIVIIGITAGGRDKITSIENFMGSIITPIQKVFYNSGESVVGAIKSIGSITQLKDENIKLKEENAKLKEQVRNYEDIVSKSDYLRNAAILKEKTKYNLVEAQIIGKDPGNWFERFIIDKGTKDGIKKDDAVIQGIQVDGNTVEEGLVGRVVEVGENWAKVIAIIDAGSNLSFNVIRTQDGGIMKGDSEGNISGYLFDTKADVVKGDKLLTSGLGGIFIKGLYIGEISEVTKNSDDLLVNIEVQPAMNFNKLQNVFVIIGN, from the coding sequence GTGACTGTTGTTGCTATCATTCTAATTGTAATTATTGGAATTACGGCTGGTGGTAGAGATAAGATAACATCTATTGAAAATTTCATGGGTAGTATAATAACTCCCATTCAAAAAGTTTTTTATAATAGCGGCGAATCGGTTGTAGGAGCTATTAAATCTATAGGAAGTATTACACAACTTAAGGATGAAAACATCAAATTGAAGGAAGAAAATGCTAAATTAAAAGAACAAGTAAGAAATTATGAGGACATTGTAAGCAAATCTGATTATTTAAGAAATGCTGCAATATTAAAAGAGAAAACAAAATATAACTTAGTCGAGGCTCAAATAATAGGAAAAGATCCAGGAAATTGGTTCGAAAGATTTATAATAGATAAAGGAACTAAAGACGGTATAAAAAAAGATGATGCAGTTATTCAAGGAATACAGGTTGACGGCAATACTGTAGAAGAAGGACTTGTCGGCAGGGTCGTTGAAGTTGGAGAAAACTGGGCTAAGGTTATAGCTATAATAGATGCAGGCAGTAACTTGAGCTTCAATGTAATAAGAACTCAAGACGGCGGAATTATGAAAGGTGATTCTGAAGGTAATATATCAGGCTATCTTTTTGATACAAAGGCAGACGTTGTAAAGGGAGACAAGCTACTTACTTCTGGGCTTGGAGGAATTTTCATAAAGGGACTTTACATCGGAGAAATAAGTGAAGTAACCAAGAATAGTGATGATCTTTTAGTAAATATTGAAGTACAGCCAGCCATGAATTTTAATAAGCTTCAAAATGTTTTTGTTATAATAGGAAATTAG
- a CDS encoding Gx transporter family protein: MKRLRKLILLSLLVSLGLALSIIESMIPIPILLPGMKLGLANIVCLITLVLFGCKEAFVVAILRSLVFALATGGFSGLAYSLSGAILSTLAMSIVFRHFSSYFSLIGVSIFGAIFHNVGQLLAASLIMENLKIFSYFPFMTLLSLFTGYFVGLGSALTSKNMKKILGET, translated from the coding sequence ATGAAAAGACTCAGAAAACTTATTCTTTTATCATTATTAGTTTCTTTAGGACTTGCCCTTAGTATAATAGAATCAATGATTCCAATACCTATTTTGTTACCAGGCATGAAGCTTGGACTAGCTAATATTGTTTGCCTAATTACTTTAGTATTGTTTGGATGTAAAGAAGCCTTTGTTGTAGCAATATTAAGGTCATTAGTATTTGCACTGGCTACAGGAGGATTTTCGGGTTTAGCCTATAGTCTTTCTGGAGCGATATTAAGCACCTTAGCTATGTCAATTGTATTTAGACATTTTTCTAGCTATTTTAGTTTAATTGGTGTTAGTATTTTTGGAGCAATATTTCATAATGTTGGGCAGCTTTTGGCAGCTAGCCTGATAATGGAAAATCTAAAAATCTTCTCATATTTTCCTTTCATGACTTTATTGAGCTTGTTTACTGGCTATTTTGTTGGATTAGGCTCAGCGCTAACATCAAAGAATATGAAAAAAATATTAGGAGAAACTTAG
- a CDS encoding ATP-binding cassette domain-containing protein has protein sequence MTILEIKKITKDYKELRAVDELSFDIKEKEIFGLLGPNGAGKSTTISMISTLFRPDSGDIFI, from the coding sequence ATGACGATACTGGAAATAAAAAAAATTACAAAGGATTATAAGGAGCTAAGAGCAGTAGATGAGTTAAGTTTTGACATTAAAGAGAAAGAAATATTTGGCCTATTGGGGCCCAATGGTGCTGGAAAGTCGACTACTATATCTATGATATCTACACTATTTAGACCAGATAGCGGTGATATCTTTATCTAG
- a CDS encoding DUF4321 domain-containing protein — translation MRPRNRNLALLFALTIIGVVLGSVIGNLLGDKIPLLSYSYPIGIKTPVHLDLSVIELTFGLIIDINIASAIGFLLAFFMYKRL, via the coding sequence ATGAGACCAAGAAATAGGAATTTAGCACTTTTGTTTGCGTTAACTATTATAGGTGTAGTGCTAGGTAGTGTTATTGGAAATCTATTAGGCGATAAAATTCCTTTACTGTCATATAGTTATCCTATTGGGATTAAAACTCCCGTACATCTAGACTTAAGTGTAATAGAGCTTACCTTTGGGTTAATTATTGACATAAACATTGCCAGCGCTATTGGATTTTTATTAGCTTTCTTTATGTATAAAAGACTATAG
- a CDS encoding DUF6674 family protein: protein MADVEKILYQILESILFMQNQTNGIQGQINSIQEQINSMQEQMDSMQEQMNSMQEQMNSMQEQINNNHEEVIKRIEKLEDNHVEVIKRLNRLEENQIAIKKFMEESEISFTKSEETYKVIQDLRNVFVKED from the coding sequence ATGGCAGATGTGGAAAAGATATTATACCAGATTTTAGAAAGTATATTATTTATGCAGAATCAAACAAATGGCATACAGGGGCAAATAAACAGTATTCAAGAGCAGATAAACAGTATGCAAGAGCAGATGGACAGTATGCAAGAGCAGATGAACAGTATGCAAGAGCAGATGAACAGTATGCAAGAGCAAATAAATAATAATCATGAAGAGGTAATAAAACGTATTGAAAAGCTAGAGGATAATCATGTGGAAGTAATTAAGCGCCTTAACAGACTTGAAGAAAATCAGATAGCCATAAAGAAGTTTATGGAAGAAAGTGAAATATCTTTTACAAAATCGGAGGAAACTTATAAGGTAATTCAGGATTTAAGAAATGTATTCGTAAAAGAGGATTAA
- a CDS encoding Maf family protein, giving the protein MKKIILASSSPRRREILERYDVDFEIIKSHVNEKVSFGDDPFQVVMSLAFQKAEDISSKLDSNAIVIAADTVVYMNSVIGKPKDEIDAYRILEKLSGKEHLVITGITIIDTSLGKKIIDYETTKVKFRELQPEKINRYISTGEFKDKAGAYGIQGYGEILVDWIEGSYSNVVGLPIVKVDKLLERYFNTKIL; this is encoded by the coding sequence ATGAAAAAGATAATTTTAGCATCTTCATCTCCGAGGAGAAGAGAAATATTAGAAAGATATGATGTGGATTTTGAAATAATTAAAAGCCATGTTAATGAAAAAGTTTCTTTTGGTGATGATCCTTTTCAGGTAGTTATGTCTCTAGCCTTTCAAAAGGCAGAAGATATTTCCAGCAAACTTGATTCTAACGCAATAGTAATTGCAGCAGATACAGTTGTGTATATGAATAGCGTTATTGGGAAGCCCAAAGATGAAATAGATGCCTATAGGATTCTTGAAAAACTAAGCGGCAAAGAACATCTGGTAATTACAGGTATAACTATAATAGACACAAGCCTAGGGAAAAAAATCATTGATTATGAAACAACTAAAGTTAAATTTAGGGAATTACAGCCAGAAAAGATAAATAGGTATATAAGTACTGGAGAATTTAAGGATAAGGCAGGAGCTTATGGTATTCAAGGCTATGGTGAAATTTTAGTAGATTGGATAGAGGGTTCTTACTCCAATGTAGTAGGATTGCCAATTGTGAAAGTAGATAAGCTTTTGGAAAGGTATTTTAATACAAAAATTCTTTGA
- the radC gene encoding DNA repair protein RadC, whose protein sequence is MEKDFSYTIKDLPEDERPREKLYKYGPKVLSNTELLAIIIRTGNRESTAIEISQKLLAGKKEGISFLIDANLQEIMKVKGIGQCKAAQILAAVELGKRVMSSTHKEKSRITSPTDIVDILMLDMIHLKKEHFKIVMLDTKNQVIGIEDISIGSLNSSIVHPREVFKEAIVKSSASIILVHNHPSGDPAPSKEDIAITRRLAEGGEILGIKVLDHIIIGNNRYISLKEKDII, encoded by the coding sequence ATGGAGAAAGACTTTAGTTATACCATTAAGGATTTACCTGAGGATGAAAGGCCACGAGAAAAACTTTATAAATATGGTCCTAAAGTATTATCAAATACTGAATTATTAGCTATAATAATTAGGACAGGTAATAGAGAAAGTACAGCTATAGAAATATCTCAAAAACTTTTGGCAGGCAAAAAGGAAGGAATTTCTTTTTTAATTGATGCAAACTTACAGGAGATAATGAAAGTAAAAGGAATAGGACAGTGTAAGGCGGCTCAAATATTAGCTGCTGTAGAACTAGGCAAGAGAGTTATGTCAAGCACACATAAAGAAAAATCAAGGATTACTTCACCAACAGATATTGTCGATATTCTAATGCTGGATATGATTCATTTGAAGAAAGAGCATTTTAAAATAGTTATGCTAGACACTAAAAATCAAGTGATAGGAATCGAAGATATATCTATAGGGAGTTTGAATTCTTCTATAGTTCATCCAAGAGAAGTTTTCAAAGAAGCTATAGTCAAAAGCAGTGCCTCAATAATTCTTGTTCATAATCATCCTAGTGGAGATCCTGCACCCAGCAAGGAAGACATTGCTATAACCAGGAGATTGGCTGAGGGAGGAGAGATTCTAGGAATTAAGGTGCTCGACCATATTATAATTGGAAATAACAGGTATATAAGTTTAAAAGAGAAAGATATAATTTAA